One Stigmatopora argus isolate UIUO_Sarg chromosome 20, RoL_Sarg_1.0, whole genome shotgun sequence genomic region harbors:
- the LOC144065476 gene encoding tubulin polyglutamylase ttll6-like codes for MFFWDSCPFTDDDDDDVPLCSCQGINLTSCRYDSVRRAAEKLGIKEAKAGEDWTLFWTDARPCEEKFKEMKPYQKINHLPSMTEICHKNSLATNWKHMFKYFPKDYNIFPRTWTFPIEYGLFKTYARDKDKCYICKPNAGSQGKGISIFTSWDKVQPEQDMICQEYIDKPLLIDGFKFDMRIYVLVTSCYPWRIYMYNEGLARFCTIKYEEPTDENVNNKYMHLTNFTINKDSETFVHDEKTGSKRKLSTLRKQLTSNYKNTEKIWSNIEDAIVKTLVLAHSRIQHGYTTLFSKHVVGSGCFQILGFDVLLDEQFRPWVLEVNHSPDFSTLLPLDCDVKDALLYDTLVLINLAPFDRCRMIKEEKRKVEERMKQNMRIEERLENEQQRRATMVEEMESYEDDHLGNFKRIYPSEGNEKYDKYLKVEDRLYKNKNND; via the exons atgtttttttgggACAGCTGCCCTTTCACagatgacgacgatgacgatgTTCCGCTTTGCAG TTGTCAGGGCATCAATCTCACCAGCTGCCGCTACGATAGCG TCCGTCGTGCTGCGGAGAAATTAGGCATTAAAGAGGCAAAGGCCGGGGAGGACTGGACGCTGTTTTGGACCGACGCCCGTCCTTGTGAAGAGAAATTTAAAGAAATGAAACCATACCAG aaaatcaACCATTTGCCCTCCATGACTGAAATCTGCCACAAAAATTCGCTCGCCACCAACTGGAAGCACATGTTCAAGTATTTCCCCAAAGACTACAACATTTTCCCCAGGACTTGGACTTTTCCCATCGA GTACGGCCTTTTCAAAACATACGCCAGGGATAAAGACAAATGTTACATTTGCAAACCCAACGCGGGGAGTCAAGGCAAAGGCATCTCCATCTTCACGTCGTGGGATAAAGTTCAGCCGGAGCAGGATATGATCTGCCAGGAATACATCGACAAG CCTCTGCTCATCGACGGCTTCAAGTTTGACATGCGCATCTACGTGCTGGTGACTTCCTGTTACCCGTGGAGGATCTACATGTACAACGAGGGTCTCGCCCGGTTCTGCACCATCAAGTACGAAGAGCCCACGGATGAAAATGTG AATAACAAGTATATGCATTTAACCAACTTCACCATCAACAAGGACAGCGAGACGTTCGTCCATGATGAGAAGACGGGGAGCAAACG AAAGTTATCGACTCTAAGGAAGCAGTTGACGTCCAACTACAAGAACACCGAGAAGATCTGGAGCAACATCGAAGACGCCATCGTGAAAACGCTGGTCCTGGCTCACTCCCGCATCCAGCACGGCTACACCACCCTCTTCTCCAAACACGTGGTGGGCAGCGGCTGCTTCCAGATTCTGGGCTTTGACGTGCTACTGGACGAGCAATTCAGGCCTTGGGTCCTCGAG GTGAATCACTCTCCAGATTTTTCCACCCTGCTTCCGCTGGACTGCGACGTCAAGGACGCCTTACTTTACGACACTCTGGTTCTCATCAACTTGGCTCCCTTCGACCGATGCCGGATGATCAAGGAGGAGAAGCGTAAGGTGGAGGAACGCATGAAACAAAACATGCGCATCGAAGAGAG GCTGGAAAACGAGCAGCAGCGTCGGGCCACCATGGTGGAGGAGATGGAGAGCTACGAAGACGATCACCTGGGGAACTTCAAGAGGATCTACCCCAGCGAGGGAAACGAGAAATACGACAAGTACTTAAAAGTGGAGGACAGGCTCtacaagaacaaaaacaacgACTAA
- the tmem102 gene encoding transmembrane protein 102, which produces MESLISAVSPRSLAPGKKFPEVDFRSGATLEQLSSQVSELVLLEQGGFGDQTALEVHTAKDLIFNMLGIVQKVDQRLPVANEYLLLSGGAREGVLDLNPEDLGNYAKGADFDLDFTLLVPALKLHDRNQPVTLDMRHSPPCHSWLSLRLCDSNILSRWSICCQEESGLPAEEDEDEGKGSIPSLDSPQGLDGCYFSPTLVTDWFWGAVSEAVEELRRSPQRGIPSPERLERNGPLATVILQAGSSRVLYDLLPVVSFRGWPAVAQGWLTANHFWDGKITEEEAISGFYLLPCCSPLAGRPDREWRLAFSRSEVQLKKCIPFPMAQAFQAAKAVLTRILARPRVGLSLYHLRTLLFWACDRLPAAYLSCPDPDTPGRLLLGLLDDLAHCILSKNCPNYFLPQCNMLEHLTDGQALLVARKLAHVRSDPSEHLRAALDQAQQAGQLKKELAGVANGSPGHHPANGVLSPSEDKLAQRLQQLVTENPGKSISVFLNPDDVTRPHFRIDDKFY; this is translated from the exons ATGGAGTCCTTGATAAGTGCCGTGTCGCCTCGCTCGTTGGCGCCCGGCAAGAAATTCCCCGAGGTGGATTTTCGGTCAGGCGCCACCCTGGAGCAGCTGTCCAGCCAAGTGTCCGAGTTGGTCCTACTAGAGCAGGGCGGCTTCGGGGACCAGACGGCCTTGGAGGTCCACACGGCAAAGGATTTGATTTTTAACATGTTAG GTATAGTCCAGAAGGTGGATCAGCGTCTCCCAGTGGCCAACGAGTACTTGTTGCTGTCCGGCGGGGCCCGAGAAGGCGTCTTGGACCTGAACCCAGAGGACTTGGGGAATTACGCCAAAGGTGCTGACTTTGACCTGGATTTCACCCTGCTGGTCCCGGCCCTCAAACTCCATGACCGCAACCAGCCGGTTACCCTGGACATGAGGCACTCGCCCCCCTGCCACTCGTGGCTCAGCCTACGCCTGTGCGACTCCAACATCCTGTCCCGTTGGAGCATCTGCTGCCAGGAGGAGAGCGGACTTCCTGccgaggaggacgaggacgaag GAAAAGGCTCGATCCCGTCGCTGGACTCCCCTCAAGGCCTCGACGGGTGCTACTTCTCCCCCACTCTGGTGACAGACTGGTTCTGGGGGGCGGTGAGCGAGGCGGTGGAGGAGTTGCGGCGAAGCCCCCAGAGGGGTATTCCCTCCCCCGAACGACTGGAGAGGAATGGGCCACTCGCCACCGTCATCCTTCAG GCGGGATCCAGCCGAGTTTTGTACGACCTCCTGCCCGTGGTGTCGTTCCGGGGATGGCCGGCCGTGGCTCAGGGCTGGCTGACGGCCAACCACTTCTGGGACGGGAAAATCACGGAGGAGGAGGCCATTTCGGGGTTCTACCTGCTGCCGTGCTGTTCGCCGCTGGCCGGTCGGCCCGACAGGGAATGGCGATTGGCCTTCTCCCGCAGCGAG GTTCAGTTGAAGAAGTGTATCCCCTTCCCCATGGCGCAGGCCTTCCAAGCGGCCAAGGCGGTGCTGACCCGTATCCTGGCGCGGCCCCGCGTGGGTCTCAGCCTCTACCACCTACGCACTCTCCTCTTCTGGGCTTGCGACCGTCTCCCGGCCGCCTACCTCTCCTGCCCCGACCCCGACACCCCCGGCCGTCTCCTCCTGGGCCTCCTGGACGACCTGGCGCATTGCATCCTGAGTAAAAACTGCCCCAATTACTTCCTGCCCCAGTGCAACATGTTAGAGCACCTGACCGACGGCCAGGCTCTCCTGGTGGCCCGGAAACTGGCCCACGTGCGCTCCGACCCCAGCGAGCACCTGCGGGCCGCCCTGGACCAAGCCCAGCAGGCGGGTCAGCTCAAAAAGGAGCTGGCGGGCGTCGCCAACGGCTCCCCGGGGCATCACCCGGCCAATGGCGTCCTCTCGCCTTCTGAGGATAAACTGGCGCAGCGCCTGCAGCAGCTGGTTACCGAGAACCCCGGGAAATCCATCTCGGTTTTCCTCAACCCGGACGACGTCACGAGGCCGCACTTCCGCATCGACGACAAGTTCTACTGA